One genomic window of Paenibacillus xylanilyticus includes the following:
- a CDS encoding LCP family protein has translation MTRKTKRTIWISLAAFVLIVGGAAAFYFGSILNQLNGLQKEGDESPFASIENVEKVNTPDPPKWEGTETVNILVMGVDARGLKEGEIPRSDSMMVVSLDPLTKKINLFSILRDTYVDIDGYGKERINTAITHGPNAAMKAAGDLLGIPVQYYVYTDFQGFIKLVDAVGGVDFDVEKDMHYTSKADNNEYDIDLKKGYQHLDGETALMYVRFRHDAMSDFARSERQREFLKAVAAKMQSTTTIAKLPTILEQVSPYVDTNLTLSDMWKLGGLGYQSSMNGSEQIPPMNMLKEERTAGGAQVLTVTNEEKLKQHIQDIIHPPAEPEDSTTGTEDKTASGEDQQSEQPAQ, from the coding sequence ATGACCAGAAAGACGAAGAGAACCATATGGATTTCTCTTGCCGCCTTTGTTCTGATCGTTGGAGGCGCAGCGGCATTTTATTTCGGTTCTATTCTCAATCAGTTGAATGGCTTGCAGAAGGAAGGCGACGAATCTCCGTTCGCCAGTATTGAAAATGTCGAAAAAGTGAATACACCGGACCCTCCAAAATGGGAAGGCACTGAAACAGTAAATATATTGGTTATGGGTGTTGATGCCCGTGGCCTCAAAGAAGGGGAAATTCCCCGTTCGGACAGCATGATGGTTGTATCGCTCGACCCACTCACCAAAAAAATCAACCTGTTCTCCATTCTGCGAGACACTTACGTCGATATAGACGGATATGGCAAGGAGCGGATTAACACCGCGATTACCCACGGTCCCAATGCAGCGATGAAAGCGGCTGGCGATCTGCTGGGGATTCCTGTCCAATATTATGTGTATACCGATTTCCAGGGATTCATCAAATTGGTGGATGCCGTTGGCGGTGTGGATTTTGACGTAGAGAAGGACATGCACTATACAAGCAAGGCAGACAATAACGAATACGATATTGATTTGAAAAAAGGTTATCAGCATCTCGATGGTGAAACAGCACTTATGTATGTGCGTTTCCGTCATGATGCGATGTCCGACTTCGCTCGTTCCGAGCGTCAACGTGAATTCCTGAAAGCCGTAGCGGCGAAAATGCAATCTACGACTACCATTGCCAAGCTTCCTACCATTCTGGAACAGGTAAGCCCTTATGTGGATACAAACCTGACACTCTCGGATATGTGGAAGCTGGGTGGACTTGGATATCAGAGCAGCATGAACGGCAGCGAACAAATTCCGCCGATGAACATGCTGAAGGAAGAGCGGACCGCAGGTGGAGCACAAGTCCTGACGGTAACCAATGAAGAGAAATTGAAGCAGCATATTCAGGATATTATTCATCCGCCCGCTGAACCGGAAGACAGTACAACTGGAACCGAAGATAAAACAGCAAGCGGTGAAGACCAACAGTCGGAGCAACCGGCTCAGTAA
- a CDS encoding ABC transporter ATP-binding protein: MLAIDVKDLRKSFSVQKSRGGLKGAFQDLFKREYQEVLAVNDISFQIPQGEICGYIGENGAGKSTTIKMLTGILVPTSGHISVGGYVPYQEREKFVQNIGVVFGQRSQLWWDIGVIESFHLLRKVYRVDESDFRKRLDELVERLQLQDLLNRPVRKLSLGQRMRCELVAALLHNPDIVFLDEPTIGLDIVVKSEIREFLKDMNKEHGTTILLTTHDLQDIEALCSRVIMLDAGNIIYDGGLDHLKSQWGKEREIRFKFGTGHTIAQMQEWTAAMPVRWTVENELSASVWIPLELNVSDVLGRVVGQADITDIQIIEINTDEIVRSIYQSGSAERPEIVGAGKEAVGVS; this comes from the coding sequence ATGCTGGCGATTGATGTCAAAGATTTGCGCAAGTCGTTTAGCGTCCAGAAAAGTCGGGGTGGACTGAAGGGCGCATTTCAAGATCTGTTTAAACGCGAATACCAGGAAGTATTGGCGGTGAACGATATTTCGTTTCAGATTCCCCAGGGTGAAATCTGCGGATATATTGGAGAGAACGGTGCCGGTAAATCAACAACGATCAAGATGTTGACCGGCATTTTGGTGCCTACTTCAGGGCATATATCGGTTGGTGGATATGTTCCGTACCAGGAACGGGAGAAATTTGTACAGAATATTGGTGTCGTATTTGGTCAGCGGAGCCAGCTGTGGTGGGACATTGGCGTGATTGAATCATTCCATCTGCTGCGTAAGGTATACCGTGTGGACGAATCCGATTTCCGCAAACGGCTGGATGAACTGGTTGAGCGGCTGCAGCTGCAGGATCTGCTGAATCGTCCGGTTCGCAAGCTCAGTCTCGGGCAGCGGATGCGCTGCGAACTGGTGGCCGCCTTGCTGCACAATCCGGATATTGTTTTTCTGGATGAGCCAACCATTGGTCTGGACATTGTCGTCAAGTCGGAGATCCGAGAATTCCTGAAGGACATGAATAAGGAACACGGAACAACCATTTTGCTGACAACACACGATCTGCAGGATATTGAAGCACTGTGCTCCAGAGTGATCATGCTTGATGCCGGGAATATCATCTATGATGGCGGTCTGGATCACTTGAAATCCCAATGGGGCAAGGAACGGGAAATTCGTTTCAAGTTCGGCACGGGTCACACCATAGCACAGATGCAGGAATGGACTGCCGCCATGCCCGTACGCTGGACGGTAGAGAACGAGCTGTCCGCATCGGTCTGGATTCCGCTGGAACTCAATGTATCCGATGTCCTTGGCCGTGTGGTGGGACAGGCTGATATTACGGATATTCAGATTATTGAGATTAATACCGATGAGATTGTACGGAGTATCTACCAATCCGGTTCTGCCGAGCGTCCCGAGATTGTGGGAGCAGGGAAAGAAGCGGTGGGTGTATCCTAG
- a CDS encoding ABC transporter permease: MNSAFFDFMRIRFLTMLAYRVNYYSGILIYTLNIGVYYFTWQAIYGGSGELGGFTAAQMTTYVAVSWMARAFYFNNLDREIAADIRDGSIAIQFIRPINYVMVKMMQGLGEGVFRFLLLMIPGMLIAILLFPVELPTAPSAWIGFLVMLFFSFLINSQINVITGLAAFFVENNEGMMRMKRVVVDLFSGLIIPISLYPGWMSAIMKVLPFQAITYLPGSVFTGRVEGTGIWSVLGIQVLWFVILLVPMMLIWRQARKRLFVQGG, from the coding sequence ATGAATAGTGCATTTTTTGATTTTATGCGAATCCGGTTTCTGACGATGCTGGCGTACCGGGTGAATTATTATTCCGGCATTTTGATATATACGCTGAATATTGGCGTGTATTACTTTACATGGCAAGCCATTTATGGTGGAAGTGGAGAACTGGGTGGATTTACGGCAGCCCAGATGACCACGTATGTGGCGGTATCCTGGATGGCGCGTGCATTTTATTTTAACAACCTGGACCGTGAAATTGCCGCAGATATCCGTGATGGCTCCATTGCCATTCAATTTATAAGGCCGATTAATTACGTTATGGTCAAAATGATGCAGGGTCTCGGTGAGGGCGTGTTCCGTTTCCTGCTGCTGATGATCCCAGGCATGCTCATCGCCATCCTGCTGTTCCCGGTTGAACTGCCTACCGCGCCTTCAGCGTGGATCGGATTTCTTGTCATGCTGTTCTTCAGTTTCCTCATTAACTCCCAGATTAATGTCATTACGGGACTGGCAGCGTTCTTTGTGGAAAACAACGAAGGTATGATGCGCATGAAACGGGTCGTGGTCGATTTGTTCTCCGGTCTCATCATTCCGATCAGCCTCTATCCAGGCTGGATGTCCGCGATCATGAAGGTATTGCCTTTTCAAGCCATCACATATCTGCCAGGTTCTGTATTCACGGGAAGAGTGGAAGGTACCGGCATTTGGAGTGTACTCGGAATTCAGGTGCTCTGGTTTGTTATCCTGCTCGTTCCAATGATGCTGATCTGGCGTCAGGCGCGCAAGCGTCTGTTCGTGCAAGGGGGTTAA
- a CDS encoding ABC transporter permease gives MYYLGLIGEYLKNYMKTRLTYRADFWVEIISDLLFQATNLIFIFVVFRHTDNLGGWSESEVLFVYGYFMVPYGIFSCFINLWGFSERYIVKGEMDRILTRPAHNLFQILLENVDPPALVGSFIGLIIMIFSGAEMGLVLEWWHIPALIILALSSVLIYAGIYTTLTSLSFYSDAPTGILPLMYNIQGYGRYPVTIYNRAIQVLLTWVIPFAFVGIYPAALFLDRSEMHRMALLTPVMGLVFGAIGLTLWNYGVKRYRGAGS, from the coding sequence ATGTACTATTTAGGTCTAATTGGGGAATATTTAAAAAACTACATGAAAACACGGCTTACGTATCGTGCCGATTTCTGGGTTGAGATCATTTCCGATCTGCTGTTCCAGGCAACGAATCTGATCTTTATCTTTGTTGTTTTCCGCCACACGGATAACCTCGGAGGCTGGAGCGAAAGTGAAGTCCTGTTTGTATACGGTTATTTCATGGTGCCCTATGGCATCTTCAGCTGTTTTATCAATCTCTGGGGGTTCAGTGAGCGATATATTGTTAAGGGTGAGATGGATCGCATTCTGACGCGTCCGGCGCATAACCTGTTCCAGATATTACTCGAAAATGTGGACCCGCCTGCACTTGTGGGTTCGTTTATCGGACTGATTATCATGATCTTCAGCGGGGCGGAAATGGGACTTGTCCTGGAATGGTGGCATATTCCGGCGCTAATCATTTTGGCGCTAAGCTCTGTGTTAATCTACGCGGGGATATATACTACACTGACGTCGCTATCCTTTTATTCGGATGCTCCGACAGGTATTCTTCCATTGATGTACAACATTCAGGGTTATGGACGTTATCCGGTAACGATCTATAATCGTGCCATTCAGGTATTGTTAACCTGGGTCATTCCGTTTGCTTTTGTCGGGATCTATCCGGCAGCATTGTTCCTGGATCGATCAGAGATGCATCGCATGGCATTGCTGACCCCAGTTATGGGACTGGTTTTCGGGGCGATTGGACTTACGCTCTGGAACTACGGCGTGAAACGCTACCGTGGTGCAGGTTCGTAG
- the bcp gene encoding thioredoxin-dependent thiol peroxidase — protein sequence MTLTEGSLAPDFELPSSTGETVKLSDYRGQRVLIYFYPKDMTSSCTQQACDFRDRHEEFKGLNTVILGISTDPMSRHDKFIAKYGLPFTLLSDEEHQVAEQYGVWQLKKLYGKEYMGIVRSTFLIDEEGKLVKEWSKVRVKGHIESALETVKSL from the coding sequence ATGACGTTAACTGAAGGCAGCCTTGCTCCGGATTTTGAACTTCCATCGAGCACCGGGGAGACCGTGAAGCTTTCCGATTACCGCGGCCAGCGGGTACTGATCTACTTTTATCCCAAGGATATGACTTCGTCCTGTACGCAGCAGGCATGCGATTTTCGGGATCGCCATGAGGAGTTTAAGGGGTTGAACACGGTTATATTGGGCATTAGTACGGATCCGATGAGCAGGCATGATAAATTTATTGCCAAATACGGATTGCCGTTCACCCTGTTATCGGATGAAGAACATCAGGTAGCTGAGCAATATGGGGTGTGGCAGCTTAAGAAGTTGTATGGCAAGGAATACATGGGCATTGTCCGTTCCACATTCCTCATCGATGAAGAGGGCAAGCTAGTCAAGGAATGGTCGAAAGTCAGAGTCAAAGGACATATTGAATCCGCTTTGGAGACGGTAAAGTCCCTGTAA
- a CDS encoding GerAB/ArcD/ProY family transporter, giving the protein MLIKDRLTVRQFTLLTFLTMVGDMILIYPSLVTAYGRQDAWICSLLSQPIGILIIWILFKLHRTHPELSLIEICKKLLGPWMGSVLAAGYLFYFIMGTAVCLREVGDFMTTQIYLQTPIRVILTLFLIPIVWGIIHGLKTMGLSSELLAPIVVVFMILLLLGLLPQVEPAKLQPFLETPWIKLLHSTIRGAFSSFGELIVLSMFLPYVNRASHLKRDILLATIAGGIMLTMLELVSLMVFGPILTQHGFYISYSLAQKINIGNFFERIEALMAISWLISTYFKSMLYMFGFVLGIAQLLELKSYKPLILPSALLMFAASVLIGPNIVFYTSTVMPAWLDWNVTVSLVIPLFLLLVHRLRYQRKKRPTKRVTS; this is encoded by the coding sequence ATGCTGATTAAAGATCGCCTTACGGTACGGCAATTTACCCTGCTGACCTTCCTAACGATGGTCGGGGACATGATTCTCATCTATCCATCGCTCGTGACTGCATATGGCCGGCAGGATGCATGGATATGCTCCTTGCTAAGCCAACCGATCGGTATATTAATTATATGGATTCTGTTCAAGCTCCATCGTACCCATCCTGAATTGTCCCTGATCGAAATCTGCAAAAAATTGCTTGGTCCATGGATGGGTTCCGTCCTGGCTGCCGGATACCTGTTCTATTTCATCATGGGCACCGCGGTATGTCTCCGTGAAGTGGGGGACTTTATGACAACACAGATCTATCTTCAAACCCCCATCCGAGTCATTCTGACGTTGTTTCTAATCCCCATAGTATGGGGGATTATACATGGGCTAAAGACCATGGGTTTGAGCAGTGAACTTCTCGCTCCCATTGTCGTTGTCTTCATGATTCTTCTGCTGCTGGGGCTGCTGCCACAAGTAGAGCCTGCCAAACTCCAGCCCTTTCTTGAAACGCCGTGGATCAAATTATTACACAGCACGATTAGAGGTGCTTTCTCTTCATTTGGCGAGTTGATCGTATTATCCATGTTCCTTCCTTATGTGAATAGGGCATCTCATCTTAAACGGGATATATTGCTCGCAACGATTGCAGGGGGAATTATGCTTACTATGCTTGAGCTGGTTTCTCTCATGGTATTCGGTCCTATCCTTACGCAGCATGGTTTCTACATTTCCTATTCACTTGCACAGAAAATCAATATCGGTAACTTTTTCGAACGAATCGAAGCACTGATGGCCATCTCCTGGCTGATCTCGACCTATTTTAAGAGCATGCTGTATATGTTCGGTTTTGTTCTGGGAATAGCCCAGTTATTGGAGTTAAAAAGTTACAAGCCCCTGATTCTGCCCTCAGCCTTGCTGATGTTTGCTGCATCCGTTCTAATCGGGCCCAATATCGTCTTCTATACCAGCACCGTCATGCCCGCATGGCTCGACTGGAATGTGACCGTCAGCCTGGTTATCCCGCTCTTCCTGCTTCTCGTTCATCGCCTTCGCTACCAGAGAAAGAAACGGCCTACCAAACGTGTAACCTCATAA
- a CDS encoding GerAB/ArcD/ProY family transporter: MLEQGRLGTRQLGTLTFMMVIGDMMLIYPSVITSYAKQNAWICALIGIPLGMALMAMFLKLGNMNPGKNLVQIARKYLGFWPGTVFSIIYLFYFLVGTSTHSREIGDFMTSQIFQFTPIRIIILMFVITLGWGIYNGLEAIGRTSELLLPIVIIFILVLSFCLLPKVEISHLKPFTDTNVVSLAQGILVSVTYPVGEAIAILMILPYTARQAHRTRDVIAAVGLGNLMLAMLVTISLLVLGAFLTQHNIYASFILSQKISIGGFFERIEAIMATSWLISTYFKAMIYFYAFIVGIAELFKLKQYRILLLPACMLVFGMANVVAPNLTFIVITIVPYWVDWDTTLGILLPGMLLLIVTFRKRKESISN, translated from the coding sequence ATGCTGGAGCAAGGACGGCTTGGAACAAGGCAGTTGGGAACCCTGACTTTCATGATGGTTATAGGAGATATGATGCTGATCTATCCCTCTGTCATTACGTCCTATGCTAAGCAAAACGCCTGGATCTGTGCCCTCATCGGAATTCCCCTTGGTATGGCGCTCATGGCCATGTTCCTTAAACTGGGCAATATGAATCCGGGCAAAAACCTGGTTCAGATAGCACGTAAGTATTTGGGATTCTGGCCAGGAACCGTTTTTTCTATCATCTACCTATTTTACTTTCTCGTGGGTACATCCACACATTCCAGAGAAATAGGCGATTTTATGACCAGTCAGATTTTTCAATTCACACCTATTCGGATCATTATCCTGATGTTTGTCATTACTCTGGGCTGGGGGATATACAACGGCCTGGAAGCCATCGGGCGGACAAGTGAACTGCTGCTGCCGATTGTGATCATTTTCATCCTCGTTCTTTCATTTTGCCTTCTGCCCAAGGTAGAAATCAGTCATCTGAAGCCCTTCACAGATACTAATGTTGTGTCTCTTGCACAAGGCATACTCGTAAGTGTCACCTATCCGGTAGGCGAAGCCATCGCGATCCTCATGATTTTACCCTATACTGCGAGACAAGCTCACCGAACCCGGGACGTCATCGCTGCTGTTGGACTGGGCAATTTGATGCTGGCAATGCTGGTCACCATCTCCCTCCTGGTGCTTGGTGCATTTCTGACTCAGCACAATATCTATGCATCCTTTATTTTATCTCAGAAAATCAGTATCGGAGGGTTCTTTGAACGTATCGAGGCCATTATGGCTACCTCCTGGCTGATCTCAACCTATTTCAAAGCAATGATTTATTTTTATGCGTTCATCGTGGGAATTGCGGAGCTCTTCAAGCTCAAACAGTATCGGATTCTCCTTCTGCCAGCATGCATGCTGGTATTTGGAATGGCCAATGTAGTAGCACCTAACCTGACCTTTATCGTCATTACCATCGTTCCGTATTGGGTAGATTGGGATACGACCCTAGGGATTCTGCTTCCGGGGATGCTGCTGCTTATTGTGACATTCAGAAAAAGAAAAGAATCGATATCCAACTGA
- a CDS encoding Ger(x)C family spore germination protein yields the protein MNKCIRLVLSLAVLLPLLTGCWDRKELNDLGIMLGLGVDKDGDQVRVSAQVVVPNEVSSKSGGGKGTPVTQYQATAPTLFEAIQKLTETSPRRIFMAHVRILVFGEEYARKDGIYDVMEAMMREPSARPDYYVMVARKTTASKVLDLLTPLENIPAEKLFNSLDVSAKTWAPTTTVTGDQLVDNMLTPGIQPVITGVEIMGKREISGSKDNISSIQSPASLHTTGLSVFKKDKLIGWLTEDESKGYNYIRDNVVSTVSHLPCGKGGAVTFKALRTSTKRKAKIVDGKPVIHIKLENVSSIAAVECGIKIGSMETLRKLEEESEERLIELMQTSVNSVRRKYHADIFGFGQEVYHADPKLFKKMEDDWNKYFDNLDVKYEANVQIKRTGTLDNSFKNDMKE from the coding sequence ATGAACAAGTGCATCCGGCTCGTTTTATCGCTTGCGGTTCTGCTTCCTCTCCTTACCGGATGCTGGGATCGCAAGGAACTCAATGACCTTGGAATTATGCTGGGTCTGGGCGTGGATAAGGATGGAGATCAAGTTAGAGTTAGCGCCCAGGTAGTCGTTCCCAATGAGGTATCCTCCAAATCCGGAGGCGGCAAAGGAACCCCTGTTACCCAATATCAGGCTACTGCTCCTACGCTGTTTGAAGCCATTCAGAAGCTGACCGAGACAAGCCCACGACGCATATTCATGGCTCATGTGCGCATCCTTGTTTTCGGGGAAGAATATGCCCGTAAGGATGGAATATATGATGTCATGGAAGCCATGATGCGGGAACCTTCTGCTCGGCCGGATTATTATGTCATGGTTGCTCGCAAGACAACGGCCTCCAAAGTATTGGATCTGCTCACACCCCTGGAAAATATCCCTGCCGAAAAGCTGTTTAATTCACTGGATGTTTCCGCCAAGACGTGGGCTCCTACTACCACAGTGACTGGAGACCAACTGGTCGACAATATGCTGACCCCTGGCATACAGCCTGTAATTACTGGTGTGGAAATTATGGGAAAACGGGAGATAAGCGGAAGCAAGGACAATATCTCTTCCATCCAATCTCCAGCCAGCCTTCACACGACCGGATTAAGTGTATTTAAAAAGGATAAGCTGATCGGTTGGCTGACCGAGGATGAATCCAAAGGATATAACTACATTCGGGATAACGTGGTCTCCACGGTAAGTCATCTTCCCTGCGGCAAAGGTGGAGCCGTAACCTTCAAAGCACTGCGCACTTCGACGAAACGAAAAGCCAAAATCGTGGATGGAAAGCCCGTTATTCATATCAAGCTTGAAAATGTTTCTTCCATTGCCGCCGTGGAATGCGGCATCAAGATCGGTTCAATGGAGACGCTCAGAAAATTGGAAGAGGAAAGCGAGGAGCGATTAATCGAGCTCATGCAGACTTCAGTGAACTCCGTAAGACGAAAATATCATGCGGATATTTTTGGATTCGGGCAGGAAGTTTACCATGCGGATCCCAAGCTTTTCAAAAAGATGGAGGATGACTGGAACAAGTACTTTGACAATCTGGACGTGAAATACGAAGCCAATGTACAGATTAAACGTACGGGAACACTGGACAATTCATTCAAAAATGATATGAAGGAGTGA
- a CDS encoding spore germination protein, with protein MGSAAQSDHEQKLISPNLIENTEYCKQVMGQSNDLMIRPLQCLHKWPSILLYIDGLVDVQILNQAILGSLLQTHDLPAFSAEDERLSYLQNDILAASDVLLVENIQDVLNALLSGSAVLLIEGSTKGLKIGAAGWEDRAVTEPVSQTVVRGPMEGFNENLRTNTSLIRKRIRDPHLWIEEREVGRVTKTKIAVLYLEHIVDNEVVEELRRRLDEIDIDSVLESGYIEELVQDKTGTIFPTVYNTERPDTVSAALLEGRVAIIVDGTPFALLVPALFVQFFQSAEDYYQRADISTLIRMIRYLAFFIALLAPSFYIAISTFHQEMLPTNLLISLAAQREGVPFPAFIEAILMELTYEILREAGIRIPKTVGQAVSIVGTLVIGQAAVDAGVVSAAMVIIVSITAISSYVIPENGLSISVRILRFVLMILAAAFGFYGILVVLLITVTHLCSLRSFGVPYMSPFAPLVQKDLKDTIFRVPWSHMKTRPLSTGTPNKTRQSTKKMKR; from the coding sequence ATGGGTTCTGCAGCGCAGAGCGATCATGAACAGAAACTGATCTCTCCGAATCTGATTGAAAATACGGAATATTGCAAACAAGTGATGGGCCAGAGCAACGACCTGATGATCCGCCCGCTCCAATGTTTACATAAGTGGCCATCAATTCTGCTGTACATTGATGGGTTAGTCGATGTTCAAATACTGAATCAGGCCATTCTGGGATCCCTGCTTCAGACACATGATCTTCCAGCATTCTCGGCTGAAGACGAACGCCTAAGCTATCTCCAAAATGACATCCTTGCTGCTAGTGACGTGCTGCTGGTAGAGAATATTCAGGATGTACTTAATGCCTTATTGTCCGGCTCTGCAGTACTGCTAATTGAAGGCTCAACCAAAGGCCTGAAGATTGGTGCAGCCGGCTGGGAAGATCGCGCTGTTACTGAGCCTGTATCCCAAACCGTTGTCCGCGGACCCATGGAAGGCTTTAATGAAAACTTACGTACCAATACCTCCTTGATCCGTAAACGGATTCGTGACCCTCATCTGTGGATCGAAGAGAGAGAGGTCGGACGAGTGACCAAGACCAAGATAGCCGTATTATATCTGGAGCATATCGTGGATAACGAAGTGGTGGAGGAGCTTCGGCGCAGACTCGATGAGATTGACATCGACAGCGTTCTGGAAAGCGGATATATCGAGGAATTGGTTCAGGATAAGACCGGGACGATCTTTCCAACGGTATATAATACTGAGCGGCCTGACACGGTATCTGCTGCCCTCCTTGAAGGCCGTGTTGCCATTATTGTGGATGGTACCCCATTCGCCTTGTTGGTGCCGGCCCTGTTTGTACAATTTTTCCAATCTGCAGAAGACTATTATCAGCGTGCTGATATCAGCACATTAATTCGGATGATTCGTTACCTGGCCTTTTTTATCGCTTTGCTCGCTCCTTCCTTCTACATCGCCATCTCGACCTTCCATCAGGAGATGCTTCCGACAAATCTGCTGATCAGTCTGGCCGCCCAGCGTGAAGGTGTTCCCTTCCCGGCCTTCATTGAAGCCATTTTGATGGAGCTTACCTACGAGATCTTGCGGGAGGCCGGCATTCGGATTCCGAAAACGGTCGGCCAGGCCGTCTCGATCGTGGGAACGCTTGTTATCGGTCAAGCTGCGGTTGATGCGGGGGTTGTGTCTGCAGCAATGGTTATCATCGTGTCGATTACCGCCATATCCAGTTACGTCATTCCGGAGAACGGATTATCCATCTCGGTTCGGATATTGCGTTTTGTCTTGATGATTCTGGCGGCTGCCTTTGGTTTCTATGGCATTCTGGTCGTTTTGCTCATTACAGTGACCCATCTGTGCAGCCTTCGCTCGTTCGGAGTACCTTATATGTCGCCATTTGCTCCGCTGGTTCAGAAGGATCTGAAGGATACCATCTTCCGCGTACCCTGGTCTCATATGAAAACCCGGCCTCTGAGTACGGGTACACCGAACAAAACAAGGCAGTCCACTAAAAAAATGAAACGCTGA
- a CDS encoding MFS transporter yields the protein MTFSFGFKRLLHEEPDYRQLFMAGLVNGIGDRFSQVAMLALILGTTGSGLAVGLALGLRVFPFLLLAPLGGVLTLRFSRRTIMIVTNLLRVPVALSFLFVHQADDLWILYTASTLLACAEALYAPVRKSGIPLLVRSEHLHQINGLEQVMNGSVLIVGAFVGGIVSAALGPQAAFATNALAFLIAAALIRKISFPPLGTKQVDESVVKQPGYAPKRKSKGGARLLWQFICSSVPLQILIAFELWVPVINGIDNVLISVYAIEVFKLGDWGVGLFYAALGIGLVLSSWGSRYLQQWLLPGVIACLLIEGCLLMLLSETRFASVAVLMYILLAFTSGMGNTCLDTLLMRETPDKYRGIVYGLVTACSSTMLGLSMFGAGILLEVMEPRRLGFAGGMGFACIALLLATYAWIRRDAFKRS from the coding sequence ATGACATTCAGTTTTGGTTTTAAACGCTTGCTGCACGAAGAACCCGATTACAGGCAGCTTTTCATGGCAGGATTGGTAAATGGAATTGGTGACCGATTCAGTCAGGTTGCCATGCTGGCCTTGATTCTTGGTACAACTGGTTCCGGTCTTGCCGTAGGTTTGGCGCTCGGGTTGAGGGTGTTTCCTTTTCTTCTTCTGGCTCCGCTAGGGGGTGTATTGACGCTGCGTTTCAGCCGGCGAACGATTATGATTGTGACCAATCTTCTAAGGGTACCTGTGGCTTTAAGCTTTTTGTTCGTACATCAAGCAGATGATCTATGGATTCTCTATACAGCGAGTACGCTGCTTGCATGCGCAGAAGCACTATATGCGCCTGTCCGCAAATCGGGAATCCCCTTGCTTGTACGTTCCGAACACTTGCACCAGATTAATGGGCTCGAACAAGTCATGAACGGATCCGTTCTTATTGTGGGCGCTTTTGTAGGTGGTATCGTCTCGGCTGCATTGGGTCCTCAGGCTGCTTTTGCAACTAATGCACTTGCTTTCCTGATTGCTGCTGCTCTGATCCGCAAGATTTCGTTCCCACCACTTGGAACCAAACAAGTAGATGAATCGGTGGTGAAACAGCCTGGGTATGCTCCAAAGCGTAAAAGCAAAGGGGGGGCCCGTCTGCTGTGGCAGTTCATCTGCTCATCGGTCCCTTTGCAGATTCTTATTGCATTTGAGCTGTGGGTTCCCGTTATTAATGGGATTGATAATGTTCTGATCAGTGTATATGCGATTGAAGTGTTCAAACTCGGAGATTGGGGTGTGGGTCTATTTTACGCAGCACTGGGGATTGGACTTGTGCTCAGCAGCTGGGGTTCTCGTTACTTGCAGCAGTGGCTGCTCCCTGGCGTTATAGCATGTCTGTTGATCGAAGGCTGCTTGTTAATGCTGCTAAGTGAGACCAGGTTCGCATCGGTTGCTGTCCTGATGTATATTTTGCTCGCCTTTACGTCAGGTATGGGAAACACGTGTCTCGATACGCTCCTGATGCGGGAAACACCAGACAAATACCGCGGAATTGTCTATGGTTTAGTGACGGCATGCAGCAGTACGATGCTTGGGTTATCCATGTTTGGCGCAGGCATACTGCTGGAGGTGATGGAACCGCGTAGACTTGGTTTTGCAGGGGGAATGGGATTCGCATGTATTGCGCTCTTGCTCGCGACTTACGCATGGATTCGAAGGGATGCTTTTAAAAGGAGTTAA